A single Triticum dicoccoides isolate Atlit2015 ecotype Zavitan chromosome 2A, WEW_v2.0, whole genome shotgun sequence DNA region contains:
- the LOC119359487 gene encoding uncharacterized protein LOC119359487 isoform X3 has translation MEAGRCGGPEGDPSGGADGADQQVASAWEEQCCRSRRWERAEEAAGWRSWRCSGDPRLRALSPVSPIRISPQWFSMVVRECCGLVCELQTLSSSKVISHMPPTKMHIYWLREHQHNSDDSTNVAYLLARTRGYLMLRRHLSYLQKEGT, from the exons ATGGAGGCAGGGCGGTGCGGCGGCCCCGAGGGCGATCCTAGTGGCGGCGCGGACGGTGCAGACCAACAGGTAGCAAGCGCATGGGAGGAGCAGTGCTGCCGAAGCCGGCGCTGGGAACGAGCTGAGGAAGccgccggctggaggagctggaggTGCAGCGGGGATCCGCGGCTCCGCGCCCTGTCCCCAGTCAGTCCCATCCGAATCTCGCCGCAG TGGTTTAGCATGGTGGTGCGAGAGTGTTGCGGCTTGGTTTGCGAGCTACAGACCTTATCAAGCAGCAAAGTCATCTCACATATGCCGCCGACGAAGATGCATATTTATTGGCTGAGGGAGCACCAACACAATTCTGATGATTCTACCAATGTTGCTT ATTTACTTGCAAGGACCAGAGGGTATCTGATGCTGCGCAG GCACTTGAGCTATTTACAGAAGGAGGGGACCTGA
- the LOC119359487 gene encoding uncharacterized protein LOC119359487 isoform X4: MEAGRCGGPEGDPSGGADGADQQVASAWEEQCCRSRRWERAEEAAGWRSWRCSGDPRLRALSPVSPIRISPQWFSMVVRECCGLVCELQTLSSSKVISHMPPTKMHIYWLREHQHNSDDSTNVAYLLARTRGYLMLRSVFL, from the exons ATGGAGGCAGGGCGGTGCGGCGGCCCCGAGGGCGATCCTAGTGGCGGCGCGGACGGTGCAGACCAACAGGTAGCAAGCGCATGGGAGGAGCAGTGCTGCCGAAGCCGGCGCTGGGAACGAGCTGAGGAAGccgccggctggaggagctggaggTGCAGCGGGGATCCGCGGCTCCGCGCCCTGTCCCCAGTCAGTCCCATCCGAATCTCGCCGCAG TGGTTTAGCATGGTGGTGCGAGAGTGTTGCGGCTTGGTTTGCGAGCTACAGACCTTATCAAGCAGCAAAGTCATCTCACATATGCCGCCGACGAAGATGCATATTTATTGGCTGAGGGAGCACCAACACAATTCTGATGATTCTACCAATGTTGCTT ATTTACTTGCAAGGACCAGAGGGTATCTGATGCTGCGCAG TGTCTTCCTTTGA
- the LOC119359487 gene encoding uncharacterized protein LOC119359487 isoform X1, producing the protein MEAGRCGGPEGDPSGGADGADQQVASAWEEQCCRSRRWERAEEAAGWRSWRCSGDPRLRALSPVSPIRISPQWFSMVVRECCGLVCELQTLSSSKVISHMPPTKMHIYWLREHQHNSDDSTNVACLFYCHRLFDALLAASTIIVLMSNCSLFRFTCKDQRVSDAAQCLPLIHSCNKEGTWPSSCLVQKPGGRRALQPLRGGLRREAQ; encoded by the exons ATGGAGGCAGGGCGGTGCGGCGGCCCCGAGGGCGATCCTAGTGGCGGCGCGGACGGTGCAGACCAACAGGTAGCAAGCGCATGGGAGGAGCAGTGCTGCCGAAGCCGGCGCTGGGAACGAGCTGAGGAAGccgccggctggaggagctggaggTGCAGCGGGGATCCGCGGCTCCGCGCCCTGTCCCCAGTCAGTCCCATCCGAATCTCGCCGCAG TGGTTTAGCATGGTGGTGCGAGAGTGTTGCGGCTTGGTTTGCGAGCTACAGACCTTATCAAGCAGCAAAGTCATCTCACATATGCCGCCGACGAAGATGCATATTTATTGGCTGAGGGAGCACCAACACAATTCTGATGATTCTACCAATGTTGCTTGTTTGTTCTATTGTCACCGTTTGTTTGATGCTCTTTTGGCAGCCAGTACCATAATTGTACTTATGTCAAATTGCTCTCTTTTCAGATTTACTTGCAAGGACCAGAGGGTATCTGATGCTGCGCAG TGTCTTCCTTTGATTCATTCATGCAACAAAGAGGGGACCTGGCCTTCTTCATGTCTCGTGCAAAAA CCTGGTGGGCGTCGTGCTCTTCAACCACTTAGAGGTGGACTTCGACGTGAAGCCCAGTGA
- the LOC119359487 gene encoding uncharacterized protein LOC119359487 isoform X2: MEAGRCGGPEGDPSGGADGADQQVASAWEEQCCRSRRWERAEEAAGWRSWRCSGDPRLRALSPVSPIRISPQWFSMVVRECCGLVCELQTLSSSKVISHMPPTKMHIYWLREHQHNSDDSTNVACLFYCHRLFDALLAASTIIVLMSNCSLFRFTCKDQRVSDAAQALELFTEGGDLTFFMSCGSVFL, encoded by the exons ATGGAGGCAGGGCGGTGCGGCGGCCCCGAGGGCGATCCTAGTGGCGGCGCGGACGGTGCAGACCAACAGGTAGCAAGCGCATGGGAGGAGCAGTGCTGCCGAAGCCGGCGCTGGGAACGAGCTGAGGAAGccgccggctggaggagctggaggTGCAGCGGGGATCCGCGGCTCCGCGCCCTGTCCCCAGTCAGTCCCATCCGAATCTCGCCGCAG TGGTTTAGCATGGTGGTGCGAGAGTGTTGCGGCTTGGTTTGCGAGCTACAGACCTTATCAAGCAGCAAAGTCATCTCACATATGCCGCCGACGAAGATGCATATTTATTGGCTGAGGGAGCACCAACACAATTCTGATGATTCTACCAATGTTGCTTGTTTGTTCTATTGTCACCGTTTGTTTGATGCTCTTTTGGCAGCCAGTACCATAATTGTACTTATGTCAAATTGCTCTCTTTTCAGATTTACTTGCAAGGACCAGAGGGTATCTGATGCTGCGCAG GCACTTGAGCTATTTACAGAAGGAGGGGACCTGACCTTCTTCATGTCTTGTGGCAGTGTCTTCCTTTGA